The Paenibacillus sp. FSL R7-0345 DNA segment AGCCTTTCAATGATAAAAGATGGATATTTCTACATGGATTCCATTAAAGAAACGCATCATTGGATAACCGATGAAGCTCTAAAAGTAAGAATGGTTGAAGATAAAAAGCGACCGAATTTATTTAAGCTTTATAAGCTTGCACCGGGGGATGAAACATTTCTATCTAATTTTGTTCAAACCGGGAGCGGTTATGTTGACAAGGAATACACGAAGCCATTTGCATTTGTAAATGATGCATTTATCTCTCCTAAATTGGTAGAGGAACACAACATTCAAACTAATGACAAGGTCGATTATATCCAAAAGAGAAGGTTCAACAAGAAGAAAAACGCATGGGGATGGACAGTGGAAAAAATAACGTCTGTGGAGAAGAGTGAACAAACGGAATATGAGGATGAAGAGTATTAGATTTGTTCCCGCATACAAAGGCAGGATCTAAACCCAACCCTGTTCAATATAATACGCACATGCAGATACGGGAGATTATATAGGCTTGAGCTTGTATAATCTCCCGCTTAGTCACTGCCTGCTATACCTATTAATATAGCTGATATAATCCCTTGCACTTTGATCGATTTCCTCATCGCTGGCCTGAAAGGAAGCTCCGTAGACAGCGAAATAGGGTAATGCAACTGCGCCTACATGTTTTACACTGGCTTTGAAAGGCGTTGTCACCTGATCTACGGTAAAAGAAACGGAGCCCTCAGGCAGATAATTTTCCTGCTTATCCCCGATGGACATGGCGAGTCCCAGCTTTTTTCCTATTAAGCGGTCTCCCTTTGATCCGTATGCCCATCCGTGAGTGAAGACATCATCAAACCATTTCTTCAATAAAGGCGGATAGCTATACCAATATAACGGGAATTGAAAGACAATATGGTCATATGCCTCTAATCGTTGTTGCTCGGCTGGAACATCAATGCTCCAGTCAGGATACTCTTTGTAAAGCTCATGAAGGGTAACATCGTTCGGATATTGCAGCAGCTCTTCTTTCCATCGTAAGTTTACTCTTGAACGCTCCAGATCGGGATGTGCCAGAATCACCAGTGTCTTCATTATGAAATCTCCTTTAAACCCGTAGGGTTGTTGATACCATTATTATGTTGCAGGCCTTGGCAAATGAAAATACACACAATAAAGTAAGATGGTTACCTCAAAGTGTGTACTGGACTCGACCAGACACGGAATGCGATAATAAATCTTTTAACTGGCTTGATAGATCAGCATGGACGGGGTGTTATTATATGAAGCAATATCATCTGGGCATAGAGGCGACTCTGGAAATTATCGGCGGCAAATGGAAAGCGTTAATCATATGCTTACTGATGTCCGGCACTAAGAGAACCAGCGAGCTACAGCACAGTATTTCCGGTATTTCGCAAAAGGTACTGATCCAGCAGCTTCGTGAGCTTGAAAGGGACGGGCTGGTTAAACGGCTTGTCTATCAGCAGATGCCGCCAAAAGTCGAATATAGCCTGACGGAATATGGAGTTACAGCCAATAGAATCATTGACGTGATGTGCTCCTGGGGCAGAGAGAATATTCAGATTAGACAGGAACGGGGAGAAGCTATTATTTTGCTCGAGGAGCAGCCGCCGGAGGTTAGCAATTGATGGGGAGAAAATGGACTAAAGCTCAATTTAAAGAGGCCTTTAAACGGGGACTGGGCAGTTCATATCTCATGTTAAAAGAGAGTAATAACCGTGAAAAGTACATGGATATTGTTCTTTGGTGCTGTCTTCGGAATACCCGCTATGATATGCAATGTGAAGGCGGGCGTGGAAGCTTTTTATATAAGGCTATTTGTCTTTACGAGGATAAGAGCTGCTTTGAAGAGGCAATCATCCGGAAATTCATGCAAAAGAATCTGGATACAGGGCTATTCAGTCAGTTGTGCGAGCTTCTATATCTGTTTGCGGCAGAGGGCAGCACTAAACCCAGAGAAACGTTATATGAAAAATATAATGCACTGCTCGGATTACTCTCCCGCCGTAACAATCCTGCTGTAAAGGAGAGCCTGGAATGGCTGTGCGTATGGCTAACCTCTCTGGATGGATTTTCTGCGTTTAAGAGCATTGTTATGCACTTAGGGGAGTATGCGTTCAATAATGGTGAAGCTACAGATACGGATTGGTTCTATTCAAACGCGAAAAACAAGTTCGGGGTTAAACGTGTTGATACTTTTTTGCAGAGTAATGCGGCTAAATCTGATTATGTAAAAGCTTTTCTAAACTCCGCATCACAAACTACGAATCATGATAGACGTGCTTTTGAACCACCGGCATTAGAAGAACTGATAGAAGCAGCAAAAGAAAAGCAGGGCGGGTTCCGCAGCCGGGGGCTGGCACTCCGTTTTTCAAGAACCGCTACAGAAGATGAACTGCTTAGATTAGCGGAATACGCTGTTCAGGAAACCGATCTGGAAATAAAGCTGGAACTGCTGTGGTCGTTTAAAAAGGTTCGTTTTCCGCTGGGTGAGCAGTTTATTTTCGAACTGGCCGAATGTGATAATGAAGCGATACGCGCCGTCGCCTTTGAGATGCTGCAGCATTTACCGTCAGACCGGATTCACGGCTATGCGATAAATCTTATTAAGCAGAAGAAAGAACTTGCTAGTGCGCTAAGCCTTCTATGTTATTGCTATGAGTCAGATGATGAAGCCATCCTGCTGGAAGGTATTCAAAGCCTGCCAGTATCCTATGAGGATGGCGGATGGCATGGTGTCTTTAAGGACGTTGAGAATTTATTAGATAACCGGTTGGTTAGAATGGATTCAGCCGTATTTACCTACATCTATAGACAAACGCTGTGTTCCTATTGCCGTCATAAACTCATTAAAGGTATGTCTAAAAGGAAAATGCTTTCTAAAGAGATGTTGGAAGAATGTGTGCATGACAGCTACAAGGATACAAGGGATTTTGCGATACGCAGACTAGGGAAGGGCCCGGTAAAATAAACAATTGCGGCCCTGTCAATATGCTTCTAGATATCAGATGGGGTGTTGATAGCTTCCTGCAGCTCCATAAGAAACTTTTCTGCCGCTTTCGAAAACACCTGATACTTCTTCCAGACAATATATAAAGGCGCCTCTAACCGCGGCTCCAGAGGCTTGAAGCAAAGACCGGAAACGTTACTGGTATTCACCAGTTTATCTAAACATAGCGCGTACCCGATCCCTTCCTCCACCATGAGAGCGGCGTTATAAATCAGATTATAGGTGGCAACGATGTTCTGATGCTCAGAACCCTCCCGGAGCCATCCGGATAACTCGTTTCCGGCAAGAGCCTGTCTGGAGCAGAGCAGGGGGAGGCCGAGTAAATGCTCTGGCCGAATACAGTCTAGAGATGCTAACGGACTGTCCTTTTTCATAAGTAAGCCCCAAGTATCTGTTGCCGGCAGGCGTAAATAGTCATAATTCTGGATTTGGGCTGCCCCGATAATCACTCCAAAGTCCAGCAGCCCCTTATCCAAACGCTCCATTACATCCTCGGCGTTACCGCTATAAAGGTGGTATTGGATATGCGGGTGCTCCTGCTGCAGCTTCCTTACCGACCTGGCTATATAGCGCATAGCAGCTGTTTCACCGCCCCCGATATAAAGTTCCCCGCTGATTACCTCATCCGCGCCGCCGATTTCTGCTTCCGTTTTATCCACCAGCTCCATAATTTCCTGCGCCCGTTTACGAAGCAGCATTCCTTCTTCTGTGAGTGCAATTCTCCGGTTTCCCCGGATAAACAGCTGTTTACCCAGTGTTTCCTCTAATTCCATCAGCTGCTTTGAAAGAGTGGGCTGTGAGACATTGAGCGCTTTTGCTGCTCCTGTAATGCTTTCTTCTCTTACTACTGCCAAAAAATAACGCAGAACCCGAAATTCCATCATGCATGCTCCTGTTCTGTAATCTTCTTGATTCTATTATAACTATTAGGTATTCCTTTTAACTATGGGAGGGCATACTTAATAAGTATTACTTATTGGATGGACATTCCGAATATAATCAGGATGTGACGGTGCACCCGTTACAGCAAAACTAATCGCTAACCATCAGCGGGAAAAGAGGATAAAACCTATGAACTTAAACGAACTGTTAGATCATCTGAATCAGGGACGGACAATCACCGGAGGCTCGGAAGCGCACCTTTTTATGGTTCAGATAAGTAATGAGGCCATGCGCCTTACTATGGAACTGAACAACGCTTATCATACACCAGAGCAAGTCCGTGCTGTGATGGAACAGATTACCGGCAAGACAATAGATGAATCCTTCTCTATGTTTCCGCCTTTTAACACGGATTTTGGGAAAAACATTACTATAGGCAAAAATGTATTCATCAACTCAGGCTGCAAGTTTCAGGATCAGGGAGGAATAACGATCGGGGACGGTGCGTTAATTGGTCATAATACAGTGCTTGCTACCCTCAATCACGCCATGGCACCAGAGCAGCGCAGTGATCTTCACCCGGCCCCCATCTCAATAGGGAACAATGTATGGATAGGCTCGGGTGCAACGGTTCTGCCCGGTGTAACCATTGGGGATGGTGCCATTATTGCCGCTGGTGCAGTAGTGAATAAGGATGTCGAGGCGAATACTATTGTGGGCGGCGTTCCTGCTAAATTTATTAAAAAGGTTGGATGAAAAAAAGACGACAGCAACTTTTGGCTGCCTAAAGTGTCCGCCTATTCCCAGTAAGGTTTCCCGCTAAAGAGGAACGATTGACCGTTCATATACGCACTAACCTCCCTGCCCGCTAATTTACCAATATGATCAGGCAGCCATTCCTGCCAGTCAGGCAGACCCAGCCAGAAATTCATCGTTTCAAGCTGCGCTGCAATAAAAAAGTCCTCCAACAACTCAACATAGTTATCCGGTAACGGATAATACTCCGCATACGATTGAAGCAGCTGTTCTCTAAATGCAGGATGGATGTAGGAAAACGTCCAGCCAAGATCAACTAAATAGTAGCCAAACCCGCAAGCGCCAAAATCGATCGGCCGTACTTCTTTTCCGAGAAAGACTAGATTATTCGGAATTAAATCCGCATGAATCATTCCCCAATTACCGGGAGTTCTTTCCATAGCGTTCATCATTGTGATGACTCGCTGACCGGCTTGCTGAAGTAGCGCTGTATCATCTGCGTTAAGCATGCCTGCATCAGATCGCTCTCCAAGCTTGTCCAGGGATTGCAGGATCCGGGAGCTGTCAAAGGAAGGGCGTTCAAATACACCTGGGATGCTCCAATTCGAGGCTTGCCGATGTAGTTTGCCGGTCATTTCTCCTATAGCCGCCGCGTCCTCTACTGTAGGAATAAAAGGCTTCTGCTCACCTTCCACCCATCTTAGTAAAGTACAATTAATATCATCTACGTTCGTGATGAATTCCCCGCGGATATTCTTAAAAGGTGCCGGCACAGTTACATCTGTTTCCAAGGCCAAGGCTTGAAGCCAGACCATTTCAGAACGGATCACTTCCGGCTTACTCCAAAAGCTTTCAAGAGTATCACCTTTGGATAAGTGCAGGCGGAGGCTATAGCTGTTGTTGTCCTGGTCAGTGACCTTATAGATCGTATTTCCGCTTTGTGCGATAAAATCAACCGACTTGCAAGTTATTGCGTAGTTACTTAAAGCTTCCTGTGCAATACTCAAATGATTAAACAAATATACATCGCTCCTTGGTGTGATGGTATAAAATTACAATAACACAACGGATTAATGAGAGCGTGTAATGGTTGGTTATAGTTGTTTTTGACCGATTGGTTCTTAGAAGTACGTAGATTGAAATTTCCCCTTGCCATGTTATAATAAGGGCAGAAATAGCGTAAAATGCAAAGAGAGCCGTGCTCGAACACGACTCCCCGTTTGCAATAGCCGCTTTTAAGGGCGGCGGCTTCGGAATAGCAGTCATGGGATAGACCGTTTCCTTTGGACAGGGCGGTCTATTTCTTTTTGAGGTAGTTAAGCAGTGCAATAATGAAAACAATTTATCCTGATACCCATAGAGAGGTTTTAGAAATGACAACTAACTTTTGGCGTGACTTACCACGCCCGTTTTTTATACTGGCGCCGATGGAGGATGTGACGGATGTGGTGTTTCGTCATGTCGTAAGTAAGGCGGGCCGGCCGGATGTGTTTTTTACGGAGTTTGCGAATTCGGAGAGCTATTGCCACCCGGAAGGGCATCATGCGGTGCGCGGGCGGTTGACGTTTACGGAGGATGAGCAGCCGATGGTTGCCCATATCTGGGGAGATAAGCCGGAATATTTCCGGCAGATGAGCATCGGGATGGCCGAAGAAGGGTTTAAAGGCATCGATATTAACATGGGCTGTCCTGTAGCGAACGTAGCGGAGAACGGGAAGGGGAGCGGCCTGATCTGCCGTCCCGAGCTTGCAGGGGAGATCATCCAGGCGGCCAAAGCCGGGGGACTGCCGGTCAGTGTCAAAACAAGGCTCGGGTTCAGCGAGATCGGCGAATGGCGCGGCTGGTTAACCCATATTTTGCAGCAGGATATTGTGAATCTGTCGATTCACCTGCGCACACGTGAGGAAATGAGTAAGGTGAATGCCCACTGGGAGCTGATCCCGGAGATCAAAAAGCTTCGTGATGAGATCGCACCCAATACGTTGTTGACCATTAACGGGGATATCCCGGACCGTCAGACCGGCCTTAAGCTTGCTGAA contains these protein-coding regions:
- a CDS encoding LysR family transcriptional regulator, with the protein product MEFRVLRYFLAVVREESITGAAKALNVSQPTLSKQLMELEETLGKQLFIRGNRRIALTEEGMLLRKRAQEIMELVDKTEAEIGGADEVISGELYIGGGETAAMRYIARSVRKLQQEHPHIQYHLYSGNAEDVMERLDKGLLDFGVIIGAAQIQNYDYLRLPATDTWGLLMKKDSPLASLDCIRPEHLLGLPLLCSRQALAGNELSGWLREGSEHQNIVATYNLIYNAALMVEEGIGYALCLDKLVNTSNVSGLCFKPLEPRLEAPLYIVWKKYQVFSKAAEKFLMELQEAINTPSDI
- a CDS encoding phosphotransferase; the protein is MFNHLSIAQEALSNYAITCKSVDFIAQSGNTIYKVTDQDNNSYSLRLHLSKGDTLESFWSKPEVIRSEMVWLQALALETDVTVPAPFKNIRGEFITNVDDINCTLLRWVEGEQKPFIPTVEDAAAIGEMTGKLHRQASNWSIPGVFERPSFDSSRILQSLDKLGERSDAGMLNADDTALLQQAGQRVITMMNAMERTPGNWGMIHADLIPNNLVFLGKEVRPIDFGACGFGYYLVDLGWTFSYIHPAFREQLLQSYAEYYPLPDNYVELLEDFFIAAQLETMNFWLGLPDWQEWLPDHIGKLAGREVSAYMNGQSFLFSGKPYWE
- a CDS encoding tRNA-dihydrouridine synthase — translated: MTTNFWRDLPRPFFILAPMEDVTDVVFRHVVSKAGRPDVFFTEFANSESYCHPEGHHAVRGRLTFTEDEQPMVAHIWGDKPEYFRQMSIGMAEEGFKGIDINMGCPVANVAENGKGSGLICRPELAGEIIQAAKAGGLPVSVKTRLGFSEIGEWRGWLTHILQQDIVNLSIHLRTREEMSKVNAHWELIPEIKKLRDEIAPNTLLTINGDIPDRQTGLKLAEEYGVDGIMIGRGIFQNPFAFEQEPKEHSSAELLDLLRLHLDLYDQYAGQAPRSFSPLQRFFKIYVRGFRGAGELRNTLMNTKSTSEVRALLDAFVSKESDDTENL
- a CDS encoding sugar O-acetyltransferase, which produces MNLNELLDHLNQGRTITGGSEAHLFMVQISNEAMRLTMELNNAYHTPEQVRAVMEQITGKTIDESFSMFPPFNTDFGKNITIGKNVFINSGCKFQDQGGITIGDGALIGHNTVLATLNHAMAPEQRSDLHPAPISIGNNVWIGSGATVLPGVTIGDGAIIAAGAVVNKDVEANTIVGGVPAKFIKKVG
- a CDS encoding NAD(P)H-dependent oxidoreductase, encoding MKTLVILAHPDLERSRVNLRWKEELLQYPNDVTLHELYKEYPDWSIDVPAEQQRLEAYDHIVFQFPLYWYSYPPLLKKWFDDVFTHGWAYGSKGDRLIGKKLGLAMSIGDKQENYLPEGSVSFTVDQVTTPFKASVKHVGAVALPYFAVYGASFQASDEEIDQSARDYISYINRYSRQ
- a CDS encoding helix-turn-helix domain-containing protein, with protein sequence MKQYHLGIEATLEIIGGKWKALIICLLMSGTKRTSELQHSISGISQKVLIQQLRELERDGLVKRLVYQQMPPKVEYSLTEYGVTANRIIDVMCSWGRENIQIRQERGEAIILLEEQPPEVSN